Proteins co-encoded in one Kribbella solani genomic window:
- a CDS encoding Y-family DNA polymerase, with protein MTDRRGLTRAMVIWVPDWPVVAAAVAAGRSPDDPIAVLEKGKVLATSAAARAEGVRRGQRARDAQSRCPELVVLKYDPVTDARAFDPVITCLEAITPGVQVIRPGMCALKARGPARFYGGEDAAATKLLDRLETFDVHGSRVGIADGPFAAEQAARASSARTRVHVVPVGGSPGFLAPLSVDLLERPVLTDLLRRLGLRSLGAFARLSGTEVLTRFGPEGAFAHRLARGGDDRPVTGRDIPPELTRVLDFEPAVDRVDQVAFAVRAIADDLIARLTELGLVCTTLRVEVGTESGRIHERDWLHPRWFTAADVVDRVRWQLQGSGTATSELTSPVVRVRLIPDQADPLGTHADGLWGGGPDERIHRALSRVQSMLGHGAVVSPVLGGGRTPTTRQSLIPWGDPPTPPRPPTHPWPGTTTTTHPPPPNPTPNRNPNLSSNRNPNLSSNRNPNSSSGRNLRADPSSSLSSNRDPGLRADPTPNASSSLSSNRDPGLRADPSPNASSSLSSNRDPGLRADPTPNASSSLNSNSNLGSSSGLNSAPSSNPAFAFSSNPSRWPTLAPTTVFPTPIPAEVLSADGTPISITPRGALSATPTTFTLNPTAPNPLPQTPTPHPPQTPTAPTPLNAPPSTSNTPPNAFSTPRTGSPRTVTPLTSGAELASGVRRTGFGGLTVGSRARRGGLGSRMRLVGGSGGEGEVAEGNEIYGIVDWAGPWISVERWWDEAGGSREARFQFQADDTRAWLFILRENTWLAEATYD; from the coding sequence ATGACGGATCGGCGGGGGTTGACTCGGGCAATGGTGATTTGGGTGCCGGACTGGCCGGTTGTTGCTGCCGCGGTGGCGGCGGGACGATCGCCGGACGATCCGATCGCCGTACTGGAGAAGGGAAAAGTGCTCGCCACCTCCGCCGCCGCGCGGGCCGAGGGGGTGCGGCGCGGGCAGCGGGCGCGGGACGCGCAGTCCCGGTGCCCGGAGCTGGTCGTGCTCAAGTACGACCCGGTGACCGACGCGCGGGCGTTCGATCCGGTGATCACGTGCCTGGAGGCGATCACTCCGGGCGTACAAGTGATCCGGCCGGGAATGTGCGCTTTGAAGGCGCGCGGCCCGGCCCGGTTCTACGGCGGTGAGGATGCGGCCGCGACGAAGCTGCTGGACCGGTTGGAGACGTTCGACGTGCACGGCAGCCGGGTCGGGATCGCGGACGGTCCGTTCGCCGCGGAGCAGGCCGCCCGGGCGAGCTCCGCGCGTACGCGGGTGCACGTGGTTCCGGTGGGTGGGTCGCCCGGGTTCCTCGCGCCGTTGTCGGTCGACCTGCTGGAACGGCCGGTGCTCACCGATCTGCTCCGCCGGCTCGGCCTGCGTTCGCTGGGTGCGTTCGCGCGGCTGTCCGGGACGGAGGTGCTGACCCGGTTCGGTCCCGAGGGTGCGTTCGCCCACCGCCTTGCCCGCGGCGGCGACGACCGTCCGGTGACCGGCCGCGACATCCCGCCGGAGCTGACCCGGGTCCTCGACTTCGAGCCGGCCGTCGACCGGGTCGACCAGGTCGCGTTCGCGGTCCGGGCGATCGCCGACGACCTGATCGCCCGGCTGACCGAGCTCGGCCTGGTGTGTACGACGCTGCGGGTCGAGGTCGGCACCGAGTCCGGCCGGATCCACGAGCGCGACTGGCTGCACCCACGCTGGTTCACCGCCGCGGACGTCGTCGACCGGGTCCGCTGGCAGTTGCAGGGGAGCGGCACGGCAACCAGCGAACTGACCTCACCGGTAGTCCGGGTGCGCTTGATCCCCGACCAGGCCGACCCCCTGGGTACGCACGCCGACGGACTGTGGGGCGGCGGCCCCGACGAACGAATCCACCGCGCCCTGTCCCGAGTCCAAAGCATGCTCGGCCACGGCGCGGTCGTCTCACCCGTCCTAGGCGGCGGCCGCACCCCCACCACCCGCCAATCCCTGATCCCCTGGGGCGACCCCCCAACCCCACCCCGCCCCCCAACCCACCCTTGGCCCGGAACAACAACCACCACCCACCCACCACCCCCCAACCCCACCCCCAACCGCAACCCCAACCTCAGCTCCAACCGCAACCCCAACCTCAGCTCCAACCGCAACCCCAACTCAAGCTCCGGCCGCAACCTCCGCGCCGACCCCAGCTCAAGCCTCAGCTCCAACCGCGACCCCGGCCTCCGCGCCGACCCCACCCCCAACGCCAGCTCAAGCCTCAGCTCCAACCGCGACCCCGGCCTCCGCGCCGACCCCAGCCCCAACGCCAGCTCAAGCCTCAGCTCCAACCGCGACCCCGGCCTCCGCGCCGACCCCACCCCCAACGCCAGCTCAAGCCTTAACTCCAACTCCAACCTCGGCTCAAGCTCCGGCCTCAACTCCGCCCCCAGCTCCAACCCCGCGTTCGCCTTCAGCTCCAACCCCAGCCGCTGGCCAACCCTCGCCCCCACCACGGTCTTCCCAACCCCCATCCCCGCCGAGGTCCTGTCCGCCGACGGCACCCCCATCTCAATAACCCCCCGAGGCGCCCTCTCAGCAACCCCCACCACCTTCACCCTCAACCCCACCGCCCCCAACCCCCTCCCTCAAACCCCCACCCCGCACCCTCCCCAAACCCCCACCGCACCCACCCCCCTCAACGCCCCACCCAGCACCTCCAACACCCCACCCAACGCCTTCAGTACCCCGCGCACCGGCTCCCCGCGAACAGTCACTCCGCTCACTTCCGGTGCCGAGCTCGCTTCCGGTGTTCGGCGGACCGGGTTCGGGGGGTTGACGGTTGGGTCTCGGGCTCGTAGGGGCGGCCTTGGTTCGCGTATGCGTCTGGTTGGGGGTTCTGGAGGTGAAGGGGAAGTTGCTGAGGGCAACGAGATTTATGGGATTGTTGACTGGGCCGGGCCGTGGATCAGTGTTGAGCGGTGGTGGGATGAGGCCGGTGGTTCGCGGGAGGCCCGGTTTCAGTTCCAGGCCGATGACACCCGCGCCTGGCTCTTCATCCTCCGAGAAAACACCTGGCTGGCCGAGGCAACCTACGACTGA
- a CDS encoding winged helix-turn-helix transcriptional regulator, protein MATPRPGQAVRGSSTGRPLMAALDLFGRRWNLRIVWELRQGPVGFRALQERCDNMSSSVLRQRLTELLDAAIVEQHPDTTYALTDLGHSAHRALRPLARWSTEWAETLSPTNPD, encoded by the coding sequence ATGGCGACACCCAGACCGGGACAGGCAGTCCGAGGATCGAGCACCGGCCGGCCACTGATGGCCGCCCTCGACCTGTTCGGCCGCAGATGGAACCTGCGCATCGTCTGGGAACTCCGGCAAGGCCCGGTCGGGTTCCGTGCGCTGCAGGAGCGCTGCGACAACATGTCCTCCAGCGTCCTCCGCCAACGACTGACCGAACTACTCGACGCAGCCATCGTCGAACAACACCCCGACACCACCTACGCCCTCACTGACCTCGGCCACAGCGCCCACCGCGCACTACGCCCCCTGGCCCGCTGGTCCACCGAATGGGCCGAAACCCTCTCTCCCACCAACCCCGACTAA
- a CDS encoding cupin domain-containing protein, with protein sequence MTSFGEPLHEILLQTDDLEWVEKSLDGLSHKMLWRDPVTEASIALVRFEQGSGIPSEHKHASNQFMFCLSGRYVYLPTGTTLTKGSFYWNPKGVVHGPTRAEETSVLLEVYDGPHYPERPDFYDNDEDAH encoded by the coding sequence GTGACTTCGTTCGGCGAGCCGCTGCACGAGATCCTGTTGCAGACGGACGACCTGGAGTGGGTGGAGAAGTCGCTGGACGGCCTCTCCCACAAGATGCTCTGGCGCGACCCGGTGACTGAGGCGTCGATCGCCTTGGTGCGGTTCGAGCAGGGCTCCGGTATCCCGTCCGAGCACAAGCACGCATCGAACCAGTTCATGTTCTGCCTGTCCGGTCGGTACGTGTACCTGCCGACCGGTACGACGCTGACCAAGGGCAGCTTCTACTGGAACCCCAAGGGCGTGGTGCACGGACCGACCCGGGCCGAGGAGACCTCCGTACTGCTGGAGGTGTACGACGGTCCGCACTACCCGGAGCGTCCGGACTTCTACGACAACGACGAGGACGCGCACTGA
- a CDS encoding PPOX class F420-dependent oxidoreductase — MPRTIATNTKVQIDELLEFVRPRHHMLLLTTRADGTAQASPVSGGVDAEGRIVISSYPERAKSKNVKRTGQAGVVVLSDEWNGAWVQVDGRGEVIELPDAVEPLVDYFRSISGEHPDWDEYREAMVQQGKCLIRITPERWSPIATGGFPARLAD, encoded by the coding sequence ATGCCACGGACTATTGCCACCAACACCAAGGTCCAGATCGACGAGTTGCTGGAGTTTGTGCGGCCGCGTCACCACATGCTGCTGCTCACCACGCGGGCGGACGGTACGGCGCAGGCGTCGCCGGTGTCCGGTGGCGTGGACGCGGAGGGGCGGATCGTCATCTCTTCGTACCCGGAGCGGGCCAAGAGCAAGAACGTGAAGCGGACCGGTCAGGCCGGTGTGGTCGTGCTGTCGGACGAGTGGAACGGCGCCTGGGTCCAGGTGGACGGACGGGGCGAGGTGATCGAGCTGCCGGACGCGGTGGAGCCGCTGGTCGACTACTTCCGCTCCATCTCCGGTGAGCACCCGGACTGGGACGAGTACCGCGAGGCGATGGTGCAGCAGGGCAAGTGCCTGATCCGGATCACCCCGGAACGCTGGAGCCCGATCGCGACCGGCGGCTTCCCGGCCCGCCTGGCCGACTGA
- a CDS encoding GntR family transcriptional regulator — protein sequence MIRRLELTPGGPTGRRTLAEEAAAELHELILSGELPSGTALRLEELAKRLDMSQMPIREGLRRMAALGLVEIVPHKGAWVRELSMEDLRDTHATRLALESLAVRAAATRFSDSDAASARSALAEHVRLSKLGDNIASRQAHTEFHFAIYRSGGSRWLPRAIEPVWQNSERYRFGSRQTKARIEQTRREHQAILDACVAHDEEGAEAALRQHLEGAMQRITETMERRSGRSGDSPEPGKH from the coding sequence ATGATCCGACGACTCGAGCTTACGCCTGGGGGGCCGACCGGCCGTCGTACGCTCGCTGAGGAAGCTGCCGCCGAACTGCACGAGCTGATCCTGTCCGGCGAGCTTCCCAGCGGGACGGCGCTCCGGCTCGAGGAGCTCGCCAAACGGCTGGACATGAGCCAGATGCCGATCCGGGAAGGGCTCCGCCGGATGGCCGCGCTCGGCCTGGTCGAGATCGTCCCGCACAAGGGCGCCTGGGTCCGGGAGCTGTCGATGGAGGACCTGCGCGACACGCACGCGACCCGGCTGGCGCTGGAATCGCTGGCGGTCCGTGCCGCCGCCACCCGGTTCTCCGACTCGGACGCGGCCAGCGCCCGGAGCGCACTGGCCGAACACGTCCGGTTGTCCAAGCTGGGCGACAACATCGCGTCCCGGCAGGCCCACACCGAGTTCCACTTCGCGATCTACCGGTCCGGCGGTTCGCGCTGGCTGCCGCGCGCGATCGAACCGGTCTGGCAGAACAGCGAGCGCTACCGGTTCGGCTCCCGGCAGACCAAGGCCCGGATCGAGCAGACCCGCCGCGAGCACCAGGCGATCCTCGACGCGTGCGTGGCGCACGACGAGGAGGGCGCCGAGGCGGCACTGCGGCAGCACCTGGAAGGCGCCATGCAGCGCATCACCGAGACGATGGAGCGGCGCTCGGGCCGTTCGGGTGACTCGCCCGAGCCGGGGAAGCACTGA
- a CDS encoding PIG-L family deacetylase, producing MTEQQTRTALVVHAHPDDEVFTTAAATALLKEQGWHVVLRVATAGMHGSADHLTASCALLGIDEWDWLGAQDQWIDDGGQSGPRTLAAAATGEAALDGVAQAVEQAAIALNPQLILTVGRDGLTGHPDHIAISQGVQRALRRIDCRALGARVRAQDVRAGEALVQRLAPGERIGSGQVTGCPDGTLLNEMSGVSEQRRRQAMDEYYPGLGSKPLAELIGVHRASSDGLLLRAVFDAAGWQQDRFEELSASPARASHPNGPSAAPSSR from the coding sequence GTGACCGAGCAACAGACGCGTACGGCGCTGGTCGTGCATGCTCACCCGGATGACGAGGTGTTCACCACCGCCGCGGCCACCGCGCTACTGAAAGAGCAGGGCTGGCATGTCGTACTACGCGTCGCGACCGCCGGCATGCATGGTTCCGCTGACCACCTCACCGCTTCCTGCGCACTACTAGGGATCGACGAGTGGGACTGGCTCGGCGCACAGGACCAGTGGATCGACGACGGTGGACAAAGCGGACCACGCACCCTGGCCGCTGCAGCTACGGGCGAAGCAGCGCTGGACGGCGTCGCCCAAGCCGTCGAACAGGCAGCAATCGCTCTCAACCCACAGCTCATCCTCACGGTCGGCAGAGACGGACTGACCGGTCACCCGGACCACATCGCCATCTCACAAGGCGTCCAGCGAGCACTCCGGCGCATCGACTGCCGGGCACTGGGTGCACGAGTGAGAGCTCAGGACGTACGCGCAGGTGAGGCACTGGTCCAGCGACTCGCACCGGGTGAGCGGATCGGGTCAGGCCAAGTCACCGGCTGCCCGGACGGCACTCTGCTCAACGAAATGAGCGGAGTGTCCGAGCAGCGACGAAGGCAGGCCATGGACGAGTACTACCCCGGTCTTGGCAGCAAACCGCTCGCCGAACTGATCGGCGTTCACCGGGCGAGCAGTGACGGGCTGCTGCTCCGGGCGGTGTTCGATGCGGCCGGCTGGCAGCAGGACCGGTTCGAAGAACTCAGTGCTTCCCCGGCTCGGGCGAGTCACCCGAACGGCCCGAGCGCCGCTCCATCGTCTCGGTGA
- a CDS encoding YciI family protein codes for MKFLVLIYGNPESRAVWDTLTDEQKREGMAGYAALHEALAARGELVASESLDDPGLTKQVLVRDGQALTTDGPFAEVKEQLAGFYLLDCDTLDRAVEIVTQIPEAPFSVVEVRPVRDLGAFA; via the coding sequence ATGAAGTTCCTGGTACTGATCTACGGCAACCCGGAGTCACGCGCGGTCTGGGACACGCTGACGGACGAACAGAAGCGGGAAGGGATGGCTGGGTACGCCGCTCTGCACGAGGCACTTGCGGCTCGCGGCGAGCTGGTGGCGTCGGAGTCACTCGACGATCCTGGGCTGACCAAACAGGTGCTGGTCCGCGACGGTCAGGCACTGACCACGGACGGACCGTTCGCGGAGGTGAAGGAGCAGCTGGCCGGCTTCTACCTACTCGACTGCGACACGCTGGATCGTGCTGTGGAGATTGTCACGCAGATCCCGGAAGCGCCGTTCAGCGTGGTGGAGGTACGTCCGGTCCGCGATCTCGGCGCGTTCGCTTGA
- a CDS encoding amidohydrolase family protein — MAGWDVHTHLIPPTVLAAAHRGEFGLSVDSGSLVVDGGRLPLRRLADPTALLRWITEQDLDGAVVSVPPALFRYDLGADWVELVNQGLRELATPQLRVLAHLPLLDPAAPGVAAGLAGEGVFSGFALGTPSYAGLDPVWQVLDEVAAFTLIHPGASDDKRLDSFYLSNLLGNPYETGVAAASLVFADVPGRFPGIRFCLCHGGGVTAAVAGRWQRGIDQDRPGIEPLTLPVAEALRRFYVDDLVHDGAVLDLLTKTFGPDRVLAGSDWPFPMGSDEVSAVRSATAGELTRPLAREVTG; from the coding sequence ATGGCTGGTTGGGACGTCCACACCCACCTGATCCCGCCGACCGTACTGGCGGCGGCGCATCGGGGTGAGTTCGGGCTGTCCGTCGACAGTGGTTCGCTGGTCGTCGACGGTGGGCGGCTGCCGCTGCGCCGGCTCGCTGACCCGACCGCACTGCTGCGCTGGATCACGGAGCAGGACCTGGACGGCGCTGTCGTGTCAGTGCCGCCGGCGTTGTTCCGGTACGACCTTGGGGCTGACTGGGTCGAGTTGGTGAACCAAGGGCTCCGCGAGCTCGCTACACCGCAGCTGCGCGTGCTTGCCCACCTGCCGTTGCTGGACCCGGCCGCCCCTGGTGTAGCGGCCGGACTGGCCGGCGAGGGTGTGTTCAGCGGGTTTGCCCTTGGTACGCCGAGCTATGCCGGGCTCGACCCGGTCTGGCAGGTGCTGGACGAGGTGGCGGCGTTCACGCTGATCCACCCCGGTGCCAGTGACGACAAGCGGCTTGACTCGTTCTACCTGTCGAACCTGTTGGGAAATCCGTACGAAACTGGAGTGGCGGCGGCTTCGCTCGTCTTCGCGGACGTGCCGGGGCGGTTCCCGGGTATCCGGTTCTGTCTGTGCCATGGGGGTGGTGTGACGGCGGCTGTCGCCGGGCGGTGGCAGCGCGGGATCGACCAGGACCGGCCTGGCATCGAGCCGCTGACGCTGCCGGTGGCCGAGGCACTGCGCCGGTTCTACGTCGACGACCTGGTGCACGACGGTGCCGTGCTGGACCTGCTGACGAAGACGTTCGGGCCCGACCGGGTGCTGGCCGGCAGCGACTGGCCGTTCCCGATGGGCAGTGACGAGGTGTCCGCCGTCCGCTCCGCGACGGCCGGGGAACTCACCCGGCCGCTCGCGCGGGAGGTCACCGGGTAG
- a CDS encoding class I SAM-dependent methyltransferase, whose protein sequence is MTELAATFQYEAVAAAYQYRPPYPDEVFDRLEGLIGDEPRRVLDIGAGEGAIARPLAPRVEWVDAIDFSQRMVDAGRRRPGGDRPNLSWQVSPIETADLDGPYALVTAGASIHWMPWAETFARIVPHLTPKAQLVVIEHGAVDEPWLGELLPILERHSRKKNHDPSFSVVDAIRDRGLLELTGTARTARVTYRQSVADYIEKLHSTSSLARDLMTADEAVAFDQSVEQTLRPYAHDGVLDLSIEAQLSWGRPIQQPGPADTAAPERSA, encoded by the coding sequence ATGACCGAGCTTGCGGCGACGTTCCAGTACGAGGCGGTGGCGGCGGCGTACCAGTACCGGCCGCCGTACCCGGATGAAGTGTTCGATCGGCTCGAAGGTCTGATCGGTGACGAGCCTCGGCGGGTGCTCGATATCGGCGCGGGGGAGGGCGCGATCGCGCGTCCGCTCGCGCCGCGGGTCGAGTGGGTTGACGCGATCGACTTCTCCCAGCGCATGGTCGACGCGGGCCGGCGGCGCCCCGGCGGCGACCGTCCGAATCTCAGCTGGCAGGTCAGCCCGATCGAGACCGCTGACCTCGACGGCCCGTACGCCCTGGTGACGGCGGGCGCGAGTATTCACTGGATGCCTTGGGCGGAGACGTTCGCCCGGATCGTCCCGCACCTGACCCCGAAGGCCCAGCTGGTCGTCATCGAGCACGGCGCGGTCGACGAGCCGTGGCTGGGCGAGTTGCTGCCGATCCTCGAGCGGCATTCGCGGAAGAAGAACCACGACCCGTCGTTCAGCGTGGTCGACGCGATCCGGGACCGCGGGCTGCTCGAGCTGACCGGTACGGCGCGAACCGCGCGGGTCACGTACCGGCAATCGGTCGCCGACTACATCGAGAAGTTGCACTCGACGTCAAGTCTGGCACGCGACCTGATGACGGCCGACGAAGCAGTCGCATTCGATCAGAGCGTCGAGCAAACCCTCCGCCCGTACGCGCACGACGGCGTCCTCGACCTGTCCATCGAGGCCCAACTCAGCTGGGGCCGCCCAATCCAGCAGCCCGGGCCTGCAGATACCGCTGCTCCGGAACGCTCTGCGTAA
- a CDS encoding alcohol dehydrogenase catalytic domain-containing protein — MRGTVLHSHGPGEQLKTDVVELTAGPGETLVEMRLAAVTSQDRSTLAGKQPAVPFVPGSEGAGVVVSSDSFEAGTAVVVRGAGVGVTRSGVWGRYAVVPDAAVHQVPASLEPGTALALLTPALTAHTAVRRVAAVGLGETVVVTGVTGLLGRMCAVIARSAGAARVIGLVSEHDLVDSATGLVDQLVRVDGLGQVGRELSWCDAAIDTMGGPVAGGVLGHITPGGRIAVLGYKAGEFTTIDLHQLIGRDLRVLPVNLQRTVLAADAVGQALADIASVPWRADYEVLPADRAGEILERQAGRVLLDLTTLG; from the coding sequence TTGCGGGGGACTGTGTTGCACAGTCATGGGCCGGGGGAGCAGCTGAAGACCGACGTGGTCGAGCTGACTGCTGGCCCTGGTGAGACGTTGGTGGAGATGCGGCTGGCTGCTGTCACGTCGCAGGACCGGTCGACGCTGGCGGGCAAACAGCCGGCCGTGCCGTTCGTACCAGGCTCTGAAGGCGCCGGTGTGGTGGTCAGCTCGGACAGCTTCGAAGCTGGTACGGCTGTTGTGGTTCGGGGTGCAGGTGTCGGCGTGACGCGTTCCGGTGTCTGGGGGCGGTACGCGGTCGTGCCGGATGCCGCCGTACATCAGGTGCCGGCTTCACTCGAGCCGGGCACCGCGCTGGCGTTGCTGACACCAGCTCTGACCGCGCATACCGCCGTACGCCGGGTGGCAGCGGTTGGCTTGGGGGAGACCGTCGTGGTCACCGGAGTGACCGGGCTACTCGGCCGGATGTGTGCTGTGATCGCACGGTCGGCCGGAGCAGCTCGGGTGATCGGTTTGGTGTCGGAGCACGACTTGGTGGACAGCGCGACCGGACTGGTCGACCAGCTCGTCAGAGTGGACGGTCTGGGACAGGTAGGCCGGGAGCTGTCCTGGTGCGATGCGGCGATCGACACCATGGGCGGACCGGTTGCCGGTGGAGTACTCGGTCACATCACCCCCGGCGGGCGTATCGCGGTACTCGGCTACAAGGCCGGTGAGTTCACCACGATCGATCTGCACCAGCTGATCGGCCGAGACCTCCGCGTACTGCCGGTGAATCTGCAACGGACCGTACTGGCAGCGGATGCGGTCGGTCAGGCGCTGGCGGACATCGCATCGGTTCCCTGGCGAGCGGACTACGAAGTGCTGCCCGCGGACCGCGCTGGTGAGATCCTGGAACGGCAAGCAGGGCGAGTTCTGCTGGACCTGACAACTTTGGGTTGA
- a CDS encoding EthD family reductase has translation MHKVLVLYPEPVDPDHFRDYYVSKHLPLVERWPGVLAWRYSFEVAAARGETPYFAVFEAEFADAAAYAAASASPQGQELSADVANYATGGVVVIHYPVQNGS, from the coding sequence GTGCACAAGGTGTTGGTGCTGTATCCCGAGCCCGTCGATCCCGACCACTTCCGCGACTACTACGTGAGCAAACACCTCCCGCTGGTCGAGCGGTGGCCGGGCGTGCTGGCGTGGCGCTACAGCTTCGAGGTGGCGGCGGCGCGGGGAGAGACGCCGTACTTCGCGGTGTTCGAGGCCGAGTTCGCGGATGCCGCGGCGTACGCGGCGGCGAGCGCGTCTCCGCAGGGCCAGGAACTGTCGGCCGATGTAGCCAATTACGCCACCGGTGGTGTGGTCGTCATCCACTATCCGGTGCAGAACGGCAGCTGA
- a CDS encoding RNA polymerase sigma factor yields MLRELTPQVLAALVRRYGDFDACEDAVQEALLAAARQWPGEGVPDNPRGWLVTVASRRRIEVLRSDTARVRREETVASWTPPEPASSADDSLTLLMLCCHPALTAQSQVALTLRAVGGLTTGEIARAFLVPEATIGQRISRAKAKLQGARFAMPPVAEQAERLAAVLHVLYLIFNEGYTASSGASLHRVELSAEAIRLTRQLRTLLPAEGEVAGLLALMLLTDARRPARTTADGALVPLPEQDRTLWDTAAIAEGTELITSTLRTAPVGSYQLQAAIAAVHDQAQRAEDTDWREILMLYELLEATAPGPMVTLNRIVAVAMVHGPADGLALLDAVDPALKNHHRLAAVRAHLLELAGDRAAALAAYELAARLTQSVPEQRYLQARAAGLGGPS; encoded by the coding sequence ATGCTCCGGGAGCTGACTCCCCAGGTTCTGGCCGCGCTGGTACGACGGTACGGCGACTTCGACGCGTGCGAGGACGCCGTACAGGAAGCTCTGTTGGCGGCGGCGCGGCAGTGGCCGGGTGAAGGTGTTCCGGACAACCCACGCGGCTGGCTGGTCACGGTCGCTTCCCGGCGGCGGATCGAGGTACTGCGGAGCGACACCGCCCGCGTACGCCGGGAGGAGACCGTAGCGTCGTGGACCCCGCCCGAACCGGCCTCGTCCGCCGACGACTCGCTCACGTTGCTGATGCTCTGCTGCCACCCCGCACTGACCGCGCAGTCGCAGGTCGCGCTGACACTGCGCGCGGTCGGCGGACTGACGACCGGTGAGATCGCCCGGGCGTTCCTGGTGCCGGAGGCAACGATCGGGCAGCGGATCAGCCGGGCGAAGGCGAAGCTGCAAGGTGCCCGGTTCGCGATGCCGCCGGTGGCTGAGCAGGCCGAGCGGTTGGCGGCCGTACTGCATGTGCTCTATCTGATCTTCAACGAGGGCTACACGGCGTCGTCCGGCGCATCGCTGCACCGGGTCGAGCTGAGCGCGGAGGCGATCCGGCTGACCCGGCAGCTGCGGACGCTGCTGCCGGCGGAGGGTGAGGTGGCGGGGCTGCTCGCGCTGATGCTGCTGACGGACGCGCGGCGACCGGCACGAACCACCGCGGACGGCGCGCTGGTGCCGTTGCCGGAGCAGGACCGTACGTTGTGGGACACCGCTGCGATTGCCGAAGGCACTGAGCTGATCACGTCAACGTTGCGTACGGCGCCAGTCGGGTCGTACCAGCTGCAGGCCGCGATCGCCGCGGTACACGACCAGGCGCAGCGTGCCGAAGACACGGACTGGCGCGAGATCCTGATGCTGTACGAACTGCTCGAAGCGACCGCGCCCGGGCCGATGGTGACGTTGAACCGGATCGTCGCGGTCGCGATGGTGCATGGTCCGGCGGATGGACTGGCGTTGCTTGACGCGGTTGATCCGGCGTTGAAGAACCATCACCGGCTGGCCGCCGTACGAGCACATCTGCTCGAGCTGGCCGGTGACCGCGCGGCGGCGCTGGCCGCGTACGAGCTGGCGGCCCGGCTTACGCAGAGCGTTCCGGAGCAGCGGTATCTGCAGGCCCGGGCTGCTGGATTGGGCGGCCCCAGCTGA